One Nostoc punctiforme PCC 73102 DNA window includes the following coding sequences:
- a CDS encoding pilus assembly protein PilO: MTLSDDLNFAEQGGEFDRATPASPVLFGIAFTPKIIGILVGVIGLAGAGYILLNLLMPAWESYQQQQAKSSELQGQIEQKKANIKQIEKVKEELAQAKQQKVQVLGLFANEKTLDTLLLDMNRLVESGNTPASINAVRAKLKRFVPVSQKPEPITDGSLGLKVDGKLQRSTINAEITGTYEQTQSIIRNIERLQPLLIIKDYQATLAPLESRSPLDKTPVQVGPVAINTSFQIQVLMPLSPEGIAAAAAAAAKATPKK; the protein is encoded by the coding sequence ATGACGCTGAGTGATGATTTAAATTTTGCTGAACAAGGTGGGGAATTCGATCGGGCAACGCCAGCGTCCCCCGTGCTATTTGGTATTGCCTTCACGCCAAAAATCATTGGCATCTTGGTAGGGGTAATTGGTTTAGCGGGAGCAGGTTATATATTGTTAAACCTGCTGATGCCAGCTTGGGAAAGCTACCAGCAGCAGCAAGCAAAAAGCTCTGAACTGCAAGGGCAAATTGAGCAGAAAAAAGCCAATATCAAACAGATTGAAAAAGTTAAAGAGGAACTAGCACAAGCAAAACAGCAAAAAGTTCAGGTTTTAGGTTTATTTGCTAACGAGAAAACCTTAGATACATTGCTGTTAGATATGAACCGCTTAGTTGAGTCTGGCAATACTCCAGCTTCTATTAATGCAGTCAGAGCCAAACTGAAGAGATTTGTGCCAGTTTCCCAAAAACCAGAACCGATTACTGATGGCTCTCTAGGACTAAAGGTTGACGGCAAGCTGCAACGCAGCACTATCAATGCCGAAATTACAGGAACTTATGAGCAAACACAATCGATAATTCGTAACATTGAGCGATTACAGCCTTTGTTAATAATTAAAGATTATCAAGCAACTTTGGCTCCATTAGAATCAAGATCCCCATTAGACAAAACACCGGTACAGGTTGGGCCAGTAGCGATTAATACGTCATTCCAGATACAGGTATTGATGCCACTTAGTCCTGAAGGAATAGCCGCAGCTGCTGCTGCGGCTGCTAAAGCTACCCCGAAAAAGTAG
- a CDS encoding PilN domain-containing protein: MYSLDVNFLKDRPAYQKKPEGKGGISLNLPTGNLTPVYVGVAVGIGLPALLGVSWLLLQGKIVELDAQVAKLDQESKRLDIEIGNLNKIKAETSAVKGETQALVTVFDQIRPWSAMLQDLRDRIPTAVQIETIRQIPPVAVAADQPPSNPAGGLEITGFARSFNDVNDFLLSLQQSRFLKSTESRILTATLVDPPPIPGAAQPSSGVTIKPPQVVKYTIQSGMSDVPASELIRELEKKGTVGLVARIRSMQQTGVIPK, translated from the coding sequence ATGTACAGTTTGGATGTTAATTTTCTTAAAGATCGCCCAGCATACCAGAAAAAACCAGAGGGAAAGGGAGGAATATCCCTAAACCTGCCTACAGGTAATTTGACACCAGTGTATGTGGGAGTTGCAGTAGGTATAGGTCTTCCAGCTTTATTGGGAGTTAGTTGGTTGTTGTTGCAAGGGAAGATTGTTGAATTAGATGCTCAAGTAGCAAAACTCGATCAGGAAAGCAAGAGATTAGATATAGAAATAGGAAATCTGAACAAAATCAAAGCCGAGACGAGTGCAGTTAAAGGGGAAACTCAAGCTTTAGTCACTGTATTTGACCAGATTCGACCTTGGTCAGCAATGCTGCAAGATTTGCGCGATCGCATCCCAACAGCAGTGCAAATCGAGACCATCAGGCAAATCCCACCCGTTGCAGTAGCAGCAGATCAGCCCCCAAGCAATCCCGCAGGTGGATTAGAAATTACTGGATTTGCTCGTTCTTTTAACGATGTCAATGATTTCTTATTGAGTTTACAACAGTCTCGATTCTTGAAGTCCACAGAAAGCAGAATTCTAACGGCAACGTTAGTAGATCCTCCTCCAATACCAGGTGCAGCTCAACCTTCTAGTGGTGTAACAATTAAGCCTCCACAAGTAGTTAAATACACTATTCAATCTGGTATGAGCGACGTTCCAGCTTCGGAATTAATTCGGGAATTGGAAAAAAAAGGCACAGTGGGATTAGTGGCTCGAATTCGTAGTATGCAACAAACAGGAGTCATTCCAAAATGA